From one Xiphophorus maculatus strain JP 163 A unplaced genomic scaffold, X_maculatus-5.0-male Unplaced_Scaffold_BN000161F, whole genome shotgun sequence genomic stretch:
- the LOC111607846 gene encoding gastrula zinc finger protein XlCGF8.2DB-like, with translation GEKPFSCVNCGKSFSLKQSLTEHMMIHTGEKPFTCVNCGKSFNRKRSLTHHMMIHTGDKSFSCVTCGKSFSGKYNLTQHMMIHTGEKPFSCVTCGKSFIRKQSLTQHMMIHTGDKSFSCVTCGKSFSGKYNLTKHMMIHTGKKPFSCVTCGKSFLQEPHLTRHMMIHTGEKPFSCVTCGKSFLQEPHLTRHMMIHTGEKSFSCVNCGKSFSGKYNLTQHMRIHTGEKQFSCVTCGK, from the coding sequence ggtgaaaagccgttttcatgtgtgaactgtggaaaaagttttagtctaaaacagagtttaactgagcacatgatgattcacactggtgaaaagccgtttacatgtgtgaactgtgggaaaagttttaatcGAAAACGGAGTTTAACTCatcacatgatgattcacactggtgacaagtcattttcatgtgtgacctgtggaaaaagtttcagtggaaaatataatttaactcagcacatgatgattcatactggtgaaaagccgttttcatgtgtgacctgtgggaaaagttttattcgaaaacagagtttaactcagcacatgatgattcacactggtgacaagtcattttcatgtgtgacctgtggaaaaagtttcagtggaaaatataatttaactaagcacatgatgattcacacaggtaaaaagccgttttcatgtgtgacctgtggaaaaagttttcttcaAGAACCGCATTTAACtaggcacatgatgattcacactggtgaaaagccgttttcatgcgtgacctgtggaaagagttttcTTCAAGAACCGCATTTAACtaggcacatgatgattcacactggtgaaaagtcattttcatgcgtgaactgtggaaaaagtttcagtggaaaatataatttgactCAGCatatgaggattcacactggtgaaaagcagttttcatgtgtgacctgtggaaaa